From Anticarsia gemmatalis isolate Benzon Research Colony breed Stoneville strain chromosome 3, ilAntGemm2 primary, whole genome shotgun sequence, one genomic window encodes:
- the Rpn3 gene encoding regulatory particle non-ATPase 3, with product MKMAPVEDVEMKNVESPAAASDAETPEVKKDADVLTVQDLREHVKQIDKAVASKEPRFAMRVLRSLPSTRRKLNGNVLRAIINQLYPAGSEKEALLAFVEARLPDAVEIEPPRSRSAPKVPVPEVDVYVHLLVLLRCLDLNKLADASICTEHLMTKVLAQNRRTLDLIAAKCYFYHSRVYELTNKLDNIRGLLHARLRTSTLRNDFEGQAVLINCLLRNYLHYSLYDQADKLVSKSAFPENASNNEWARFMYYLGRIKAARLEYSDAHKHLVQALRKAPQSAAVGFRQTVQKLAIVVELLLGDIPERAIFRQAPLRKALAPYFQLTQAVRLGNLQRFGEVLENFGPQFRQDHTFTLILRLRQNVIKTAIRSIGLSYSRISPKDIARKLGLDSAEDAEFIVAKAIRDGVIEATLDPEKGYMSNKESSDIYCTREPQLAFHQRISFCLDLHNQSVKAMRYPPKSYGKELESAEERREREQQDLELAKEMAEEDDDGFP from the coding sequence ATGAAAATGGCCCCAGTGGAAGATGTTGAGATGAAAAATGTGGAAAGCCCTGCGGCTGCCAGTGATGCAGAAACACCAGAGGTGAAGAAAGATGCTGATGTGCTTACTGTTCAAGATCTAAGAGAACATGTCAAACAAATTGATAAAGCAGTAGCGTCGAAGGAACCAAGGTTTGCTATGCGAGTCCTCAGGTCTCTTCCCAGTACTCGAAGGAAACTGAATGGCAACGTTCTACGGGCTATAATAAACCAACTTTATCCGGCGGGGTCGGAGAAAGAAGCTCTACTTGCATTTGTTGAAGCTCGGTTACCTGATGCTGTGGAGATTGAACCCCCACGTTCTAGAAGTGCTCCTAAGGTACCTGTTCCAGAAGTGGATGTATATGTGCATCTTTTAGTGCTTCTGCGTTGTCTGGACTTGAATAAATTAGCTGATGCGTCTATATGTACGGAACATCTGATGACAAAAGTGCTGGCACAGAATAGAAGAACTCTTGATCTGATTGCAGCAAAGTGCTACTTTTACCATTCAAGAGTTTATGAGTTGACTAACAAGTTAGACAATATCAGGGGGCTACTCCATGCCCGTCTCCGTACTTCTACTCTGCGTAACGACTTTGAAGGTCAAGCAGTACTGATCAACTGTCTTCTGCGTAACTATTTACATTACTCTTTGTATGATCAGGCTGATAAACTGGTCAGCAAGTCTGCTTTTCCTGAAAATGCAAGTAACAATGAGTGGGCAAGATTTATGTACTACCTTGGAAGAATAAAAGCTGCCCGTCTTGAGTACAGTGATGCTCATAAACATTTAGTGCAAGCCTTGAGGAAGGCGCCCCAGTCTGCTGCGGTTGGTTTTCGTCAAACTGTACAAAAACTTGCTATTGTTGTGGAGCTGTTGTTAGGAGATATTCCTGAAAGAGCCATATTTAGACAGGCACCACTCAGAAAGGCGCTGGCTCCTTATTTCCAACTTACCCAAGCTGTGAGACTGGGAAATCTACAAAGGTTTGGAGAAGTTCTAGAGAACTTTGGTCCCCAATTTCGTCAGGATCACACTTTTACATTGATTCTACGTCTGAGACAGAATGTCATTAAAACAGCAATCCGTTCAATTGGACTGTCTTATTCTCGTATATCGCCCAAGGATATTGCAAGAAAATTGGGCTTGGACTCTGCTGAAGATGCAGAATTTATTGTTGCTAAAGCTATCAGAGATGGTGTTATTGAGGCTACACTTGATCCTGAAAAGGGATATATGAGCAATAAGGAGAGTTCAGATATTTATTGCACAAGGGAGCCTCAATTAGCCTTCCACCAGCGTATATCGTTCTGTCTGGATTTGCACAACCAGAGTGTTAAAGCCATGAGATACCCACCCAAGTCATATGGAAAAGAACTGGAAAGTGCTGAAGAGCGTCGTGAGAGAGAACAGCAGGACTTAGAGCTGGCCAAGGAAATGGCTGAGGAAGATGATGATGGCTTCCCTTAA
- the LOC142987457 gene encoding uncharacterized protein LOC142987457, producing the protein MVCKEDVVSWFKELESYKRIDAMCTLLNMCLPFELRFIGTYLEELGKRDFQELRGAELRANNPTDLAADIGGANTDPRTRRKMALYVSLLRSCNFACATTLYNAMVSLEQSGLLKGLYGDLLEEILLLYTMALHHPAFTFDQKSHFGEILEKLKLEDQRIQFPEPQEHINVVPVVPVSACHTQSNITANMAVPPPSMSSLGPPPGMMFVKTAAVQPPSTESVPELSSPPVLTGPAGVVPILGEVPHPPPGLPLPQYNMGEYLGHNAWPANIIVSPINQPLEVINYTAASAAPTSPLVSSPGDSRAASPRARRRVSRERSPPPAVVGPPEQPPLPHQLAANFESLSVADIRHNIGDERLREISAVHQQQYRSLEKLNGVRRLPGAYHAVTRSSSDSGSSAASSPPDTPAPPQRRATPSAPPPVPFLQYPRPFTYPTPPPAYRQPPPPFANGEPPPYAAPAPYAGFVSVLYAPPKLSCWNCGAAGHAGHECKEPSMEEMTRAGGYQLDFGGAPPEPTDK; encoded by the exons ATGGTTTGCAAAGAGGACGTGGTATCATGGTTTAAAGAATTGGAAAGCTATAAACGCATAGACGCAATGTGtacgttattaaatatgtgtTTGCCATTTGAATTGCGTTTCATTGGCACCTACCTAGAGGAGCTGGGCAAGCGGGACTTTCAGGAGTTGCGTGGTGCCGAACTGAGAGCCAACAATCCCACAGACCTAGCTGCGGATATCGGAGGAGCTAATACAGACCCCAGAACGCGGCGGAAAATGGCTTTATATGTATCACTGCTTCGCTCGTGTAATTTCGCGTGTGCTACCACATTGTATAACGCCATGGTCAGTTTGGAGCAAAGTGGATTGTTGAAAGGCTTGTATGGTGATCTATTGGAagaaattttgttattgtacACAATGGCGTTACACCACCCAGCATTTACTTTTGATCAAAAATCACATTTTGGTGAAATTTTAGAGAAATTAAAATTGGAAGATCAAAGGATACAGTTTCCAGAGCCACAAGAGCATATAAACGTAGTGCCAGTAGTGCCTGTGAGTGCATGCCATACTCAGTCTAACATCACAGCCAATATGGCAGTCCCACCACCCAGTATGTCCAGTCTGGGGCCACCCCCGGGCATGATGTTTGTCAAAACAGCTGCAGTGCAG cCACCAAGTACAGAGTCAGTGCCTGAACTCAGTTCCCCACCAGTGTTGACCGGTCCTGCAGGAGTGGTTCCTATATTGGGAGAAGTGCCACATCCCCCACCTGGCCTACCCCTGCCACAGTATAACATGGGAGAATACTTAGGACATAATGCATGGCCTGCTAATATCATTGTGTCACCTATCAATCAACCACTAGAG GTGATAAACTACACAGCGGCAAGTGCTGCCCCTACATCACCGTTAGTGTCGTCACCGGGTGACAGCCGTGCGGCGTCGCCCCGTGCTCGCCGCCGAGTGTCGCGCGAACGGTCGCCGCCGCCAGCTGTGGTCGGCCCGCCCGAACAGCCTCCCTTGCCCCACCAACTTGCCGCCAACTTCGAAAGCCTATCAGTCGCCGAC ATCCGCCATAACATTGGCGACGAGCGGTTACGCGAGATCAGCGCCGTGCACCAACAGCAGTACCGGTCACTAGAGAAGCTGAACGGCGTGCGGCGACTGCCGGGCGCGTACCACGCGGTGACGCGCTCGTCATCGGATAGCGGGTCAAGCGCGGCGTCGTCGCCGCCCGATACGCCGGCGCCGCCGCAGCGCCGCGCAACACCGTCCGCGCCGCCTCCGGTGCCGTTCCTGCAATACCCGCGTCCTTTCACGTATCCGACGCCGCCGCCCGCCTACCGCCAGCCACCTCCGCCTTTCGCTAACGGCGAGCCGCCGCCGTACGCAGCGCCGGCGCCGTATGCGGGCTTCGTGTCGGTGTTGTACGCTCCGCCTAAGCTGTCTTGTTGGAATTGCGGCGCGGCGGGGCACGCGGGCCACGAGTGCAAGGAGCCAAGCATGGAGGAGATGACCCGTGCGGGCGGCTACCAGTTGGACTTCGGCGGTGCGCCCCCCGAACCCACCGACAAGTAG
- the Dnaaf6 gene encoding dynein axonemal assembly factor 6 — protein MDFTVGTMEKLVELLRPPEEEVLQGDNLPSKGFSISSTRSDAPPVEKDKPRTIEEYEEQEAKELENLGRVGTGLGERKTPEYTMNYQQSVSAEDVYLQIGPKTPGSASCENLIVRIKMPGDKKENVDLTVTTSNVTISSSQYFLKLSLPHDIDPDRSNANWDTDKEELLLTLKLDREFDFVNF, from the exons atGGATTTCACTGTGGGAACTATGGAAAAACTAGTGGAGCTTCTAAGACCGCCAGAAGAAGAGGTCTTGCAAGGCGATAACTTACCTTCTAAAG GCTTTTCTATATCCTCAACGAGATCTGACGCTCCACCTGTAGAGAAAGATAAACCAAGAACTATTGAGGAATACGAGGAACAAGAAGCCAAAGAACTTGAGAATTTGGGGCGAGTTGGTACTGGTTTAGGAGAACGAAAAACTCCCGAATACACCATGAACTATCAACAGTCAGTTTCAGCAGAAGATGTGTATCTTCAG ATTGGACCAAAAACGCCAGGCTCTGCCAGCTGTGAAAATCTTATTGTAAGAATTAAGATGCCAGGTGACAAGAAAGAAAACGTAGATTTAACAGTAACTACGTCCAACGTAACCATATCTTCTTCGCAATACTTCTTGAAGCTGTCCCTTCCGCACGACATCGACCCTGATCGTTCTAACGCCAACTGGGATACTGACAAAGAGGAATTACTGCTAACTCTTAAATTAGATAGAGAGTTTGATTTTGTcaacttttaa